From a single Sander vitreus isolate 19-12246 unplaced genomic scaffold, sanVit1 R1_20, whole genome shotgun sequence genomic region:
- the LOC144513190 gene encoding cold-inducible RNA-binding protein B-like, translated as MSDEGKLFIGGLSFDTTEESLAAAFGKFGTIEKVDVIKDRDTGYSRGFGFVKYENSEDAKDAMEGMNGKTLDGRAIRVDEAGKSGGGGRSGGGGGYGSAPRGRGGYSGGRGRGGGGYYGGDGGYSDRSDRSGGGGGGYRSGGGGGSRQGGGGYGGYRDQQDYN; from the exons ATGTCGGACGAAGGTAAACTGTTCATCGGAGGTCTGAGCTTCGACACGACGGAAGAGTCTCTCGCGGCGGCTTTCGGCAAGTTTGGAACCATCGAAAAAGTGGATGTGATCAAAGACAGAGACACGGGGTACTCTCGCGGGTTCGGCTTTGTTAAGTATGAGAATTCAGAGGATGCTAAAGACGCAATGGAGGGCATGAATGGGAAGACGTTGGATGGCCGAGCTATCCGCGTGGACGAGGCGGGAAAGAGTGGCGGAGGTGGCCGGTCCGGCGGCGGAGGAGGTTACGGCTCGGCACCGAGAGGCCGAGGCGGATACAGCGGCGGCCGTGGTAGGGGAG gtggAGGATACTACGGCGGAGACGGCGGTTACTCTGACCGCAGCGACAGGAGCGGCGGAGGCGGCGGCGGCTACCGCAGCGGCGGAGGCGGCGGTTCCAGGCAGGGCGGCGGAGGATACGGAGGATACCGCGACCAACAGGACTACAACTAG